A region from the Bactrocera dorsalis isolate Fly_Bdor chromosome 1, ASM2337382v1, whole genome shotgun sequence genome encodes:
- the LOC105223590 gene encoding excitatory amino acid transporter isoform X2, whose amino-acid sequence MGPPSSTTVNGTELPPKTTERSGAPRELTGYRKWLRENLMLLVTLSGVLLGVIFGFSLRPLNLHEDSIMLISYPGELFMRVLKLMILPLIISSLIAGSASLNARMNGKIALRTLVYFVTTSFLNALLGIALVLLIHPGDPNLHNTADRSTDKRAVNLLDSLLDLGRNVFPDNLFQASFQQAHTVYLPKPSILHTFNETLNDTAIGTEFEPTEEIQAQQQQGGDVLEPALIRVVQYRSGTNTLGIVFFCLVFGTILGTIGEKGQIVVDFFTAVFEVIMKMVTCVMWLTPIGISSVIAGKILGVNDLHLVMEQLMWFILTNLIGVCLYQFIIMQGIYFVFVRRNPFKFYAGLIQPMLTAFATASTAAALPITFRCMNDKLRVDQRISRFVLPIGCNINMDGTALFIAIASIFIAQMSGIPLGFGELVTVLLTSTAASMSSASVPSAALVLLLVVLTAIDAPVQDVTLLFAVDWFVDRMRTTNNMLGDCYAAAVVEELSRKELMALDAAILYQEVPVGTPNGNALLEGQTELDSKCSMTDSVVIDINNVINSSNLQKENTGYRA is encoded by the exons GTTTTTCGTTGCGGCCCTTGAACTTACATGAGGACTCCATTATGCTGATTTCCTATCCGGGCGAACTCTTCATGCGCGTCTTAAAGCTTATGATTTTACCGTTAATCATTTCGAGCTTGATCGCCGGTTCGGCTAGTTTAAATGCACGCATGAACGGTAAAATTGCATTGCGCACTTTGGTGTACTTCGTGACGACTTCGTTCTTGAACGCGCTGCTCGGCATTGCCTTGGTGCTGCTAATCCATCCCGGTGATCCTAATCTACATAATACCGCCGATCGTTCTACTGATAAAAGGGCTGTAAATCTACTGGATAGTCTTTTGGATTTGGGAAG AAACGTTTTCCCGGACAATCTCTTTCAAGCATCGTTTCAACAAGCGCACACTGTTTACCTTCCCAAACCAAGTATTTTGCATACATTCAATGAGACACTTAACGACACCGCGATCGGCACCGAATTCGAGCCGACCGAAGAGatacaagcacaacaacaacaaggcggTGACGTACTCGAACCGGCGCTCATACGTGTGGTGCAATATCGCAGCGGCACCAACACGCTCGGCATCGTCTTCTTCTGCCTAGTCTTCGGCACCATATTGGGCACGATCGGCGAAAAGGGGCAAATTGTAGTGGATTTCTTTACGGCCGTTTTTGAGGTCATTATGAAGATGGTCACCTGCGTCATGTGGCTAACACCCATCGGCATTAGTTCAGTGATAGCTGGCAAGATATTGGGCGTCAACGATCTGCATTTAGTCATGGAGCAGCTGATGTGGTTTATACTCACCAATCTAATTGGCGTATGCCTATATCAATTCATTATAATGCAGGGGATTTATTTTGTATTCGTGCGACGGAATCCATTCAAATTCTATGCCGGACTTATACAGCCCATGCTGACCGCTTTTGCGACAGCCTCAAC TGCTGCTGCTTTACCGATCACATTTCGTTGCATGAACGACAAGTTGCGTGTGGATCAGCGCATCAGCCGTTTTGTGCTACCGATCGGCTGTAACATCAATATGGATGGCACGGCACTCTTCATTGCGATCGCCTCGATCTTTATCGCCCAGATGAGTGGCATACCGTTGGGTTTTGGCGAACTGGTCACGGTTTTATTGACTTCGACTGCGGCTTCTATGAGTTCGGCTAGTGTTCCGAGTGCTGCTCTGGTTCTGCTGCTTGTGGTCCTTACTGCCATCGATGCTCCGGTACAAGATGTTACTCTCCTCTTTGCTGTCGATTGGTTTGT AGATCGGATGCGCACCACAAACAACATGCTTGGTGATTGTTATGCCGCTGCCGTCGTTGAAGAGCTATCACGCAAAGAATTAATGGCACTGGATGCCGCCATACTCTATCAG GAAGTGCCAGTTGGTACGCCAAACGGAAATGCCTTGCTCGAAGGGCAAACAGAGTTGGATAGCAAGTGCTCGATGACCGATTCGGTAGTCATCGATATCAATAATGTGATAAATAGCAGCAATTTGCAGAAGGAGAATACTGGTTATCGCGCTTAA
- the LOC105223590 gene encoding excitatory amino acid transporter 2 isoform X4: MLISYPGELFMRVLKLMILPLIISSLIAGSASLNARMNGKIALRTLVYFVTTSFLNALLGIALVLLIHPGDPNLHNTADRSTDKRAVNLLDSLLDLGRNVFPDNLFQASFQQAHTVYLPKPSILHTFNETLNDTAIGTEFEPTEEIQAQQQQGGDVLEPALIRVVQYRSGTNTLGIVFFCLVFGTILGTIGEKGQIVVDFFTAVFEVIMKMVTCVMWLTPIGISSVIAGKILGVNDLHLVMEQLMWFILTNLIGVCLYQFIIMQGIYFVFVRRNPFKFYAGLIQPMLTAFATASTAAALPITFRCMNDKLRVDQRISRFVLPIGCNINMDGTALFIAIASIFIAQMSGIPLGFGELVTVLLTSTAASMSSASVPSAALVLLLVVLTAIDAPVQDVTLLFAVDWFVDRMRTTNNMLGDCYAAAVVEELSRKELMALDAAILYQEVPVGTPNGNALLEGQTELDSKCSMTDSVVIDINNVINSSNLQKENTGYRA; encoded by the exons ATGCTGATTTCCTATCCGGGCGAACTCTTCATGCGCGTCTTAAAGCTTATGATTTTACCGTTAATCATTTCGAGCTTGATCGCCGGTTCGGCTAGTTTAAATGCACGCATGAACGGTAAAATTGCATTGCGCACTTTGGTGTACTTCGTGACGACTTCGTTCTTGAACGCGCTGCTCGGCATTGCCTTGGTGCTGCTAATCCATCCCGGTGATCCTAATCTACATAATACCGCCGATCGTTCTACTGATAAAAGGGCTGTAAATCTACTGGATAGTCTTTTGGATTTGGGAAG AAACGTTTTCCCGGACAATCTCTTTCAAGCATCGTTTCAACAAGCGCACACTGTTTACCTTCCCAAACCAAGTATTTTGCATACATTCAATGAGACACTTAACGACACCGCGATCGGCACCGAATTCGAGCCGACCGAAGAGatacaagcacaacaacaacaaggcggTGACGTACTCGAACCGGCGCTCATACGTGTGGTGCAATATCGCAGCGGCACCAACACGCTCGGCATCGTCTTCTTCTGCCTAGTCTTCGGCACCATATTGGGCACGATCGGCGAAAAGGGGCAAATTGTAGTGGATTTCTTTACGGCCGTTTTTGAGGTCATTATGAAGATGGTCACCTGCGTCATGTGGCTAACACCCATCGGCATTAGTTCAGTGATAGCTGGCAAGATATTGGGCGTCAACGATCTGCATTTAGTCATGGAGCAGCTGATGTGGTTTATACTCACCAATCTAATTGGCGTATGCCTATATCAATTCATTATAATGCAGGGGATTTATTTTGTATTCGTGCGACGGAATCCATTCAAATTCTATGCCGGACTTATACAGCCCATGCTGACCGCTTTTGCGACAGCCTCAAC TGCTGCTGCTTTACCGATCACATTTCGTTGCATGAACGACAAGTTGCGTGTGGATCAGCGCATCAGCCGTTTTGTGCTACCGATCGGCTGTAACATCAATATGGATGGCACGGCACTCTTCATTGCGATCGCCTCGATCTTTATCGCCCAGATGAGTGGCATACCGTTGGGTTTTGGCGAACTGGTCACGGTTTTATTGACTTCGACTGCGGCTTCTATGAGTTCGGCTAGTGTTCCGAGTGCTGCTCTGGTTCTGCTGCTTGTGGTCCTTACTGCCATCGATGCTCCGGTACAAGATGTTACTCTCCTCTTTGCTGTCGATTGGTTTGT AGATCGGATGCGCACCACAAACAACATGCTTGGTGATTGTTATGCCGCTGCCGTCGTTGAAGAGCTATCACGCAAAGAATTAATGGCACTGGATGCCGCCATACTCTATCAG GAAGTGCCAGTTGGTACGCCAAACGGAAATGCCTTGCTCGAAGGGCAAACAGAGTTGGATAGCAAGTGCTCGATGACCGATTCGGTAGTCATCGATATCAATAATGTGATAAATAGCAGCAATTTGCAGAAGGAGAATACTGGTTATCGCGCTTAA